Part of the Campylobacter concisus genome, TTGCTCTATTTGCATCATCAAGCTTTAAATAATCAGATGCCTTCAATTCACCTACTTTATCATTATAAATCTCATTAATGTTTTGAAATTTAAATCCCATCGCTCTAGCGATATTTTCATTGGAAAGATCAAAAAGAGGTGACGACAGATTAGAAATTTGCATCATAAATATCCTAGTAAATTTTTAATCCGCCAAGTTGTTTTTCTAAATTCAATTGCGTATGATCTCTAAGTTCTTTTACTATTGGATTTTCTAAATTTGCACTTGAGCTTATCGGATGTATGGTTGCATCTTTTAAATTATATGCTGCTGTTTGATACGTAAAATATGTATATTTTTTTCCAAGATTTGAAACACCTATATTTCTTTTAACAATAAAAGCTAAAAGAAATCCTTCTGATAATTTATACTCACCTAGCGCTTGAGCATATTGAAGTAATCTCATTTTATTTTTTTCATAGTGACTAAAAGTTGCATCATTCTCATAACACTTATTTTCATTATATCCACATAGCCCTCTTGTAGCATCAGGATACAAATAAAGTAGTTTCTTGCTTTCCTCATCTCTATAAGCACCTAATTCAAAAGCATCATTTGGTATTGCTATTGTAATACCTATATTCAAACGTTCAATTACATCTGAATACACTAAGTATCCACCCTTAACATTTTTCATTTCATTATTGTTTAGGGTTTTTACGTCACCTTGACTAATAGCTCCATTTGTAGCTAAGTCTAATAGATCTTTTGCGTTTGAGCTGGTAAGCAGTAAAACACTTAATAGTGTGGTTTTAAAAAGACTTCTCATTTTAATTCCTTTAATAATTTGGATTTTTGTAAGTTAATATCGACTTTTTAACAATTTTATTTATATCTTTATCCATCAAATGCTTTAAAATTTAAAAAAAATCTGGTGTCTTTTTGCCACTCTTATGCCAAAAATAAGCAACTACGAAGCTTACAAGCAATACCAATGGCACTACTAAACTAATATCATTCATTATTTAATTCCTTATCTAGTTCATCAATCTTTTGCGTCAGGTCACTAAATTTTAATAAATTCATCCCAACTCCAAATCCGAACACAAAAATCAAAATCAGTGAAATTATAACCAAAAAATCAACATTATTATAATGAGAAGATATAAAAGCCCAACATCCAGCTATCCCAGCAGAAAATACTAAAAGTTTGCTTTTTACTATATCAATCTTTTTGGATAATAACTCAATCTTTAATTTTATCTTTTCCAAAAATTTTCCTTTTTGTGTGAGATTATACCATAGTCTAAATATTATTTGCAATCTATTCTAGTTATGCTATAATGCTTCATAATAAAATGCTGGGCGAGCATACCCCTTGTATATACAAAATCCTGACGGTTTTGTATATACTGCGGGTGCTCGTAAGGGGGCAAATCCCCCTTAACCCCCTTTGTAAAGAGCTGTTTAGGAGTAGTAAAAATGAGTAGATTTCAGTATCTTAATCTTGCTATATTTTTTGGATTAGGATTCTTTTTGTATGGATTTATTTTTGCGAAGTATCACTACAAATTTACGATTTTTTTTGGGTTTTTAGGTCTATTTTGGGGTGGCTTAGTGGCATTTCTTATTCTAATGGCATGGAATGATGATGAAAGAGAATAAAACAATAACCAAAATTTTAAGATTAACACCTAGCGAAAATGAAAAAATTCAAGACAAGCTTGATAAATTAGGTGGGGTTACATTTTCAAAATTTGCTATAAATTCGATGCTTTCGCGACCACTTACAAAGACACCAATTACTAAAGAACTAATCTTGGAGCTATCGAGACAAGGAAGTAACCTAAATCAGATAGCGAGGAGTTTAAATCAAAACAAGAGTCTTGATCGAGTGGCGCTCTCATTAATAAATCAATCACTGGAGCGCCTAAATGAACTATATGAGATATTGAGCGATGATAGTTAAATTTTTACCAACTAGAGACGGCGGCGGACTTGGCAGCGTAAATTATTTGCTCAATGAACGACAAGAACAAGGTACAGCACGAGTCTTAAAAGGCAATGAAGCACAGACTAGAGCTATTATAAGTCAAATTCACTACAAGCAAAAAACAACCTTTGGAGTGTTGTCGTTTGCAGAAAAAGCCAGTGACATAAGCAATGAAACAAAGCAAGAGATTATAAAAGACTTTGAACGACATCTACTCGGTGATTATATGAAAGATCGAGTAAATATTCTTTGGGTAGAGCATAGCGATAAAGATGGACGACTAGAGCTAAATTTTTTAATCCCTAAAATTGATCTAGTGAGTGGTAAAAGTTTTAACCCATACTATGATAAGCGTGATCGCACAAATATTAATTTATGGAAAAGAACTATCAACGATGAATATAATTTCATCAGCCCAGACGATCCAAAAAATCAGTATAACCAAAACCGTCACAAAGCTACGATAGAGCAGCACAACACAATTATAGAATTAGACAATCAATTAAAAGATCTTGTATCACAAGGATTAATAATAAATCGCACGCATCTAATAGAGCTTTTAAGCTCTAGTGGCTACGAAGTTACAAGGCAGCCAAAAAGTGGAATAAGTATCAAAATACCAAATCAAAAAAAACCATTTAGACTAAAAGGAGGCATCTACAGTGCAGAATTCACAGACCTTAAAGGACTTAGCGAACTCGGCGAAAGCCAATCAAGACGAATTCAACA contains:
- a CDS encoding plasmid mobilization protein: MKENKTITKILRLTPSENEKIQDKLDKLGGVTFSKFAINSMLSRPLTKTPITKELILELSRQGSNLNQIARSLNQNKSLDRVALSLINQSLERLNELYEILSDDS